GTTCTTGGGGTACATGGAGGCTCTCCAGGCGGGTGATTGTTGTTATTTAATGGATCCATTAGGAGGGCGTTTGGATTTTCAAGTCAATGATTATTCTTTGTTTAAAGGGCGATTATCGAACAAGCAGTTCTATTGTGGATCCATTGTGGGGTTTTTGAGGCGCCCTAGGGCGGAAGGAGCCGTGGGTGAGAGGGGATGGGGCGTTGCTGAAGGTCCTGCGCTATCCGGGGGGCTGGCAGCGTGGAAAACGGTCGAAAAATGGAAAGATTTCGGCTCGAGGGAAGCGGCTGGCGCGCAGGCCGCCAGCTGCCGCCTCAGGCTGGCTTGATCAATGCGTCAAAGTGGTTCAGCGGTCCGCCCGGGCCTTGTGTCGAGCAATAGTAAATGTGGATGTCGTTGTCCTGTTCCTGGTAGACGGGCCAAACCTCGCGGGCATGGATGTCGCCCTGGTAGATGGTAGGCTGCTTGCCATCCTGGTGAAGCACGATGACGCGCCCCAGCTTTTCGGCCAGTGCCATGATTTCCGGAAAACCACCCCACAGGATGTCCTTGTCCATATTATTCAGGGCTTCCAGGTAGCGCTTTTGATCCTTTTCCTCCTTGATCAGCGCGGGGTGCTGCTGGAGATATTCCGCCGCCTTGCTCCGGAGTTCCTTCACGGAATCACCGGTCTTGACACCAATCGCGGCAAACAGGCAATGGCCATCGTCGGCCACCTCTATGACGGTCATGTCGCCTACCTTGCGGGGCTCCAATGGTTTGCCGTTGTAGGTCGTATGCCAGAGCTTTTGGAAAATGCCGGGGCTGTCGAGGGTCAATGGGCCGCCGTGTTCGTAGAGGCCGGCAGGCACGCTGACCCTGTACTCCCGCTCCGGCCCCTGAATGATCGTGGCGATCGAGGTCGTTTCCAGACAGGCATGGGTATAGGCGGGGCGCCTCCCGAGCTTCTTGATCCTGGCTTCGTCGTTACCCTGGTAGGCCTGTTCCAGGAAGGTAAGGCAAGGGGAGATCGATTGCTTCTCGGCCAAAGCCAGGGTCATCGCTGTTTCCTTGTCATTGGCGATCCTGTTCAAGTTGTCCTTGCAGGCCACGACGGCATTCAGCGAGCTTTCCTCGAACACCCTGAACTTGCGGAAGTTCGCGGTGAGGTCGTCGGCGCACAACTTGAACACCAGGGGAGGGATCTGGCTGACCCCGTGGGTGAAACACGAGCGGTTATTCTGGGTGACCAACAGAAAGCGACCCTCCATTCCTGCGGCCTTTTGTGCTTCGTTGTCCGCGATCTTGATCAGGCAAACGTTGAATACGTAAGAGTGCCAGCTGTCGGCGTGCTGCTCCGTCAAGGCCACCATGCCGGCCAGCACGGAGTTGCCCTCCAGGCTGCCATGGGCGAAGTGGGGAGACAGCCCCAGGTGACTTGAATGCACCCGCGTCCGGTAGTTCTTGGCGTCATAGTGTTCGGTTTTCCATGTCGTCCAGAGGACATCGAGGAATTTCTCGTGTTCGCCGCCGCTCAGGTTGTGCCGCGCCATGGTCGCGATCAGTACAGCGATCGTGGTGCGTTCTATCATCTGGCGCAGGTCCTTGAGCTTGCCGAGGGCCATGGTCTTGCGCACATGCTTGCCCTTGTTGGGGTTTTCGTCCTTCCAGGGGTTTTCGCTGTTGCAATGAAACTGGATGTACTTCATGACGCCGTCGGAGTCTTTCGAGGCCAGGATCTGCTCCAGTTCCCCCAATGAATGAACATTGTTTTCGAACAGCCGAGTCAACTTGAGCAACAGCAGTTTGTCCGCCGACATCCCTTGCATCAGTTGGTAGTAGTTGTGGAAAGCGTCCGTGAACTCCGACATGACTACCCCCGGGAGGTTGGTGCCAACGCATCGCCCAGGCGATCGTTGAGGCTGTCGAACGAGGGCCCGGCCTGGGCGAAGGCCGCATCCACCGCCTCGGCATCGGCCTGGGAGCGCAGGTCCAGGCGGCTCAGCAGCAGGGTTTCCAGCAGGGTCACCGCCTGCACCGGCGAGGTGATGCCGTGCGCCACCAGGCGCGGGGTGTACTGCTCCACCAGCAGAACGACCTCGGCATGACCCCGTTCCGCGCACCGTGGGGCGTGCTCGCTGTGCAGGAATGCCACGGCCCTGGCGCAGAACGCCTGTTGCCGCGCGTGCTCGAATACGGCCATCTGCTCGGGTCGAATCCTGATCATATGAAAGACTCCCATGCTGTTTTTGTCCTGGGCGCACAATGCCCGGTGGCGCTCATGAAACCCCTTGGCCGGATGGCCAGATGCGCAAGCGGGCAGCGGGGCCGCCAGCGGGGTCCACCGGGTAGTCGATCAATGAATGCCCGGTGCCGGTTTCGGCGAGCAGCGCCCTGGCGGGCCCGAACAGCGCGGCACGCTCCAGGGCGGTGCAGGTCGGCAGGTAGAGGCGCAAGACCCGTGGGTCGTAGAAGCGGAACACCAGCGTCTCGCCCTCCGGCCCGAGCACCCGCAACAGGCTGCGAAAGTGCTGGCGCAGGTCCTCCAGGCTGACCTGGGCCGATGCGACCACAAAGCAGCCCCAGCTCTGTCCCCAGCTGTCTTCAAGCAGTTGCCGGGTATAGGGCTGGTCGGGTTGAAGGTGCAGCAGGTAAGGTGCAGCGGCCGACAGGCTGGGAGAAAGCTCGCCTGCATACAGGCAGGCAAAGCCGGCCTGGCTCGTGCGCACGCGCTGCTCGATCTCCGGGGCCCGGGCGCCGTCCAGCAGGGCATACACCTGGGGATCCTCGGGACGGCTGCCGTGTGACCAGAGTTCGCTGGTCAACCATTCGTCCAGGCGGAGATCGGCTTGCAGGAAACGGCTCATTTGCGACACACCTCGCAAAAGGGCATGCCGTGCACGGCGGCGTTCATCAGGGTCTGTGCCTGGCGGTCCTGCAGGTCCAGTCGGGCGGCCCGGGCCGCTTCCGCGGCCTGGGGGGCGGCGAGGGAGGGGTTGGGCACACTGGCCTGGTTGCCCGGAGCGGCGGCGAGGGTGTTGCCCGCGGTGTCGTTGTCCGCGGCTTTCAGCTGTTGCGGCAGCAATACGGCGATACCTGTGCCGTTCCCTGGTTCCCCGCCAGAGTTGATCTTCACATCCGCACCACCGATGGTCACGCCGCCGCCATCGAGCTTGACGAAGCTGCCGCCGGCCTTGGCGGTGAGTTCGGCGCCGGCTTCGAGCACCACCTTGGTCCCGGCCTTGTAGTGGATCTCCTGGCCGGCCTCGACGAATTGCGCGGTGCCGAGTTTCAGGTGCTGGCTGACGGCCACAGTGAGGTGGTCGTTGGCGCGGATGTCGCTCTTGCGGTCCAGGTGGGTGATGCGGTGTTCTTCGGCCTTGAGCTCGGTGAGGCTGTTGGCTTCGACCGTGTCGTGGCGTTCGTTGCCGACGCGGATGCGCTGGTCGTGCTCGACGTTTTCGTCCCAGTCGCGCTGGGCGTGCAGGTAGATCTGCTCGGCGCCTTTCTTGTCTTCGATGCGCAGCTCGTTGTAGCCGCCGCCCCCGGGGCTGCTCAGGGTCTTGAAGGTGCTGCGGGTCTTGTTCGCCGGCAGGTCGTAGGGAACGACGTTTTCCTTGTGGTACAGGCAGCCGGTCACCAGCGGCTGGTCGGGATCGCCTTCGAGGAAGGTCACTAGCACTTCCATGCCGATGCGCGGGATGGCGATGCCGCCATAGGCCTTGCCGGCCCAGCCGCTGGCCACGCGCAGCCAGCAGGAGGTGTTGTCGTCGGCCTGGCCGTCGCGGTCCCAGTGGAACTGCACCTTGATCCGCCCGTATTCGTCGCAGTGGATTTCTTCGCCCTTGGGCCCGGTGACCACCGCGGTCTGGCTGCCCAGGGACTTGGGTTTTGGATGCTCCAGCGGCGGGCGGTAATGGGCGTCCCACGGGGTGGCGAGGAAGCGGTTGCGGTAGCCCTGGTGGAAGTCGTCCTTATTGCTGGTGACATCGCTGGTGATGTTTTCGCCCAGCACCTGCGGTTGCTTGCCTTCGTGGATCACTTCCAGCAGCAGCCACAGGTCGTTCCATTCGCTGCGCGGGTGGCCGGCCAGGGTCAGGAAGTGGCCGCTGAGCAGGGTCGGCTCGTCGCCCTTGCCCTCGGCCAGCCGGTAGTCGCTGCGGTGGCGTTCCAGGGCGCGGGTCGCCAGCTGTTTGCCGCGGGCCTGCTGGGTGAACAGGCCCGGGTAGTCGTAGTCTTCCAGGTCCGGCATGACCCCGGATTTGGCCGCGGCTTCGGGCAGCAGGCGCGGTTTCTCGAAGTCGTAGTCGCGGCGGCCGACGCGGCTGGTGCGGGTTTCCAGGCGCAGGCCGAAGCGCTTGATCACCGGCTGTTCGGCGGCCATGCCGGAGTCTTGCTGGTAGTTCACCGCCGGCAGCTTGCGGAACACCGTCTGGTCGTCGCCGAACACCAGGGTGTGGCCGCTGGCCGAGTGCTGGAAGTGGAAATGGATGCCTTCTTCTTCGCACAGGCGCTGGATGAAGTGCAGGTCGGATTCGTCGTACTGGGTGCAGTAGACCCGTTCCGGATAGGTCGCGCCGAGCTGGAAGCGGTAGGCGTCGGCAAGGATGCCGCGGGCCTCCAGGACCTGGGCGATGATCTTCGGCACGCTCAGGTGCTGGTAGATTTTCTGATTGAAGCTGTGGCGCAGGTAGTTGAGCTGCGGGGTCAGGCTGAGGCTGTAGCGGGTCAGCTTGCGCCCGGAGTCGCCCTGGGCGATGCGGTACACCAGGCCGTGGACCAGGCCCTTACCAGTGCTGCCAAACGTCAGGCAGGCCGGTTTATGCAGCAATTCCTCGAGCTTGAGGTCGGGACGGGCACTGACCAGTTCGATATCGAAGCAGAAGGGTTGGTTGAGGGCTTCGCGGCCGACGAAACCGAGGACCTGCAGGTCGACCGAGGCACCTTCGACAGTGAAGGCGATATGGGTGGCATTGGCGTCCAGCATGCGTCTGATTCCGTCCATTGAACAGGCACGACCCGGATAGCAGGCGTTATCGGGTTTCCCTACAACGCCTCGAGACACTGCGCGACTGGCGCAGGGATCGAGGCACCTCTGGTGGTGTCGGTACACAACCTGCCGCTGTGGATTGTAGGCGCTCTTTTACCAAGGGTTGTCTGACAGAAGTGTTTATAGGTATTGCATCGGGCCGTTGCAGCTCTGGTGGACATTCGTCGTTCGTCGCGGGTGCCTTTCGCCCCCTACGCCTGCAAGAACCGCTCGGGCCGGCAGGGGCCAAGCGCCGCAGCGGCCTCGTCGTGGACGATCTCTTCGCTGGCGAGGCGGCCCACGATAGCCGCCAGCGTGACACCGGGGTGCATCACACACACATATACGCCGGCGATACCGGGCAGGTAACCGACGATGGGGCGGCCATCGA
This portion of the Pseudomonas sp. MRSN 12121 genome encodes:
- a CDS encoding DUF4123 domain-containing protein, with protein sequence MSRFLQADLRLDEWLTSELWSHGSRPEDPQVYALLDGARAPEIEQRVRTSQAGFACLYAGELSPSLSAAAPYLLHLQPDQPYTRQLLEDSWGQSWGCFVVASAQVSLEDLRQHFRSLLRVLGPEGETLVFRFYDPRVLRLYLPTCTALERAALFGPARALLAETGTGHSLIDYPVDPAGGPAARLRIWPSGQGVS
- a CDS encoding OTU domain-containing protein, with product MSEFTDAFHNYYQLMQGMSADKLLLLKLTRLFENNVHSLGELEQILASKDSDGVMKYIQFHCNSENPWKDENPNKGKHVRKTMALGKLKDLRQMIERTTIAVLIATMARHNLSGGEHEKFLDVLWTTWKTEHYDAKNYRTRVHSSHLGLSPHFAHGSLEGNSVLAGMVALTEQHADSWHSYVFNVCLIKIADNEAQKAAGMEGRFLLVTQNNRSCFTHGVSQIPPLVFKLCADDLTANFRKFRVFEESSLNAVVACKDNLNRIANDKETAMTLALAEKQSISPCLTFLEQAYQGNDEARIKKLGRRPAYTHACLETTSIATIIQGPEREYRVSVPAGLYEHGGPLTLDSPGIFQKLWHTTYNGKPLEPRKVGDMTVIEVADDGHCLFAAIGVKTGDSVKELRSKAAEYLQQHPALIKEEKDQKRYLEALNNMDKDILWGGFPEIMALAEKLGRVIVLHQDGKQPTIYQGDIHAREVWPVYQEQDNDIHIYYCSTQGPGGPLNHFDALIKPA
- a CDS encoding type VI secretion system tip protein VgrG; protein product: MLDANATHIAFTVEGASVDLQVLGFVGREALNQPFCFDIELVSARPDLKLEELLHKPACLTFGSTGKGLVHGLVYRIAQGDSGRKLTRYSLSLTPQLNYLRHSFNQKIYQHLSVPKIIAQVLEARGILADAYRFQLGATYPERVYCTQYDESDLHFIQRLCEEEGIHFHFQHSASGHTLVFGDDQTVFRKLPAVNYQQDSGMAAEQPVIKRFGLRLETRTSRVGRRDYDFEKPRLLPEAAAKSGVMPDLEDYDYPGLFTQQARGKQLATRALERHRSDYRLAEGKGDEPTLLSGHFLTLAGHPRSEWNDLWLLLEVIHEGKQPQVLGENITSDVTSNKDDFHQGYRNRFLATPWDAHYRPPLEHPKPKSLGSQTAVVTGPKGEEIHCDEYGRIKVQFHWDRDGQADDNTSCWLRVASGWAGKAYGGIAIPRIGMEVLVTFLEGDPDQPLVTGCLYHKENVVPYDLPANKTRSTFKTLSSPGGGGYNELRIEDKKGAEQIYLHAQRDWDENVEHDQRIRVGNERHDTVEANSLTELKAEEHRITHLDRKSDIRANDHLTVAVSQHLKLGTAQFVEAGQEIHYKAGTKVVLEAGAELTAKAGGSFVKLDGGGVTIGGADVKINSGGEPGNGTGIAVLLPQQLKAADNDTAGNTLAAAPGNQASVPNPSLAAPQAAEAARAARLDLQDRQAQTLMNAAVHGMPFCEVCRK